In the Candidatus Brocadiia bacterium genome, one interval contains:
- a CDS encoding serine/threonine-protein kinase, translated as MSNSELAGISFHSTSTYTLVDEIGRGGMGIVFLAEKHTEGVNDYVVLKTVKTLSKEHESRLKHEANIATMLRHENIVKTYGMESLPVSSLPPSFRGEIDSLSAGQPKDQRRYNHFSPIGQMLNRKQPVLSTHKIHPSHAPDNRKLYFIAMDYVQGPDLQTLYSDHLEKHLLIPCELTGFIISRICRALGYAHQYIIHRDISPGNILINNHGVCKLSDFGVAAQTQEEMKFFAGKLAYMSPEQIKQEGIDTRTDIFSLGLVAYELITGIHPYTYPRRLSFEEQRNWVIDQMSREIIPPHQFRTDIPESLSLIIMKMLAKDKNKRYQNMIDVGDVLEQKYLYAQGFGPTNNSLSAYIDIFYSDFKEYKNEQLRQLNFLKGEDGNLVLTRNIRHRYYTPEGLEFIKSIPETRLSYSLSSQTPAEQPAPE; from the coding sequence TTCCATTCCACTTCCACCTATACGTTGGTAGACGAGATAGGCCGGGGCGGTATGGGTATAGTTTTCCTGGCCGAAAAGCATACCGAAGGCGTCAATGACTATGTCGTTCTGAAAACGGTTAAGACGCTTTCCAAAGAGCACGAAAGTCGGCTAAAGCACGAAGCCAATATTGCCACTATGCTTCGGCATGAAAATATCGTCAAGACTTACGGTATGGAGTCATTACCGGTATCGTCGTTACCGCCGTCGTTTCGCGGCGAGATAGATTCTCTTTCAGCCGGTCAGCCCAAGGATCAGCGGCGTTACAACCATTTTTCTCCGATAGGGCAGATGCTTAACCGGAAACAGCCGGTCTTGTCTACTCATAAAATACATCCGTCACACGCGCCGGACAATCGCAAGCTTTATTTCATCGCCATGGACTATGTCCAGGGGCCGGACTTGCAGACCCTTTATAGCGACCACCTGGAAAAACATCTGCTTATACCATGCGAACTGACCGGCTTCATCATCAGCCGCATCTGCCGGGCGTTGGGTTATGCGCACCAGTATATCATCCACCGCGACATCTCGCCCGGTAATATTCTGATTAACAACCACGGAGTCTGCAAGCTGTCCGACTTTGGCGTGGCCGCCCAGACGCAAGAGGAAATGAAATTCTTCGCCGGCAAACTGGCCTATATGTCGCCGGAACAGATTAAGCAGGAGGGTATAGACACTCGCACCGACATCTTTTCGCTCGGCCTGGTGGCCTACGAGCTCATTACCGGCATCCATCCCTACACCTATCCCCGGCGGTTGTCATTTGAAGAGCAAAGGAACTGGGTCATAGACCAGATGTCCCGTGAAATCATTCCGCCGCATCAGTTCCGGACCGACATTCCCGAATCGTTGTCATTAATCATTATGAAGATGTTGGCCAAGGATAAGAACAAGCGCTATCAGAATATGATAGACGTCGGCGACGTGCTCGAACAGAAATACCTCTACGCACAGGGGTTCGGACCGACCAATAACAGCCTGTCAGCTTATATCGATATCTTCTACAGCGATTTTAAGGAATACAAGAATGAGCAACTGCGCCAGCTCAACTTTCTTAAAGGCGAGGATGGGAATCTGGTTCTGACCCGGAACATCCGGCACCGCTATTACACACCCGAGGGCCTGGAATTCATCAAATCCATACCGGAAACTAGGTTGAGTTACAGCCTGTCCAGTCAGACGCCTGCGGAACAACCCGCTCCGGAGTAA